Part of the Vespa velutina chromosome 7, iVesVel2.1, whole genome shotgun sequence genome, gctaattttttttttgcatgtcCATGAATTGTGTGCTTATTTAGGCAAACGGTGCTGCTTGCCAAGGCAAATACGTTGCTGGCAGTATTTCTAGCAAAGCTGGTGACACTTCTCTGTACATCAAATCGCATGTATACtaaaattgtttttccttATTCTGTGTGAGGCCGTTTATATACTACTATAACAGTGAGtacataacaatataaaattaatattataaatttggaGTATAAGATTAACCTTTATATTccaaaaattatcaatttctttgccattattgaaaatattatctattacgtatttcattaaaaaaaaaagtacatgtTTTATCATTGTTTCTTAACAGGCCAACAGCGAATCGGCACTTGGAAAATACGCGGGAGGTGTCACAGGAGCTGCCGGCGATGCTGCGCTCTTCGTAGCAAATCACGCGTACTAGAAGAAATGTTCAGTTAATAATAGTTTAGAAATTCAGTTCATCTGTCGAATACGATCATCGTCGATCATTCTTTTGAGAAATagcgtaaaagaaaagatccaTTTAACATTCTGAAcagaaaggataaaataataataataacaataataataatataataataataataataataataataataataataataataatagtaacaataataataacaaatcagagaaataataataacaaataaagaaagggaaaaaatgaaaggagatCATCGTCGATGATCGTTGCGATCTTTTGCGATATTTTTCATGACGTTAACCTTCGATTTTACAAATCCATCGATAATTTCCATCGCGATTAATAAAACTTCGTTTTTAATCGTCTTTTTACTTCATAAGTTTCATAGAAATAACCCTAAAAAGGTATATCATATGTATGAAACAAACGCGTAATTTCATCGCAGAGATTTTTCAAATGTGATTGCGCACAATAACGCTAAAGCGAAAGtaacgttgaaaatattatcgatcgttcgtcaataaaaaaaataaagaaataaaaaaacaatgaatttcTCTGTCCACGATTTTCATTTTGAACTTCGAAGGCGAGGATATTCGAGCAGAagcgtaaaaatattttaaagattattaagaaaaccaaagaaaaagaatagaaaaatatgtaacaAACATATGTGCAAATTTAAGATGAAAAACAAAGTAAACAAATTCGACGATGACGCGAATTACACATCCTACGCATAAACGCATACAAATACGAATacacattattatatactgtATTCTGTAatactatgatatatatatatatatataaaaacaaacaaaaaaaactaagaagaaatatatatatctatatatatattaccgtCAGTGTCGTTAAAATATTCTACGTgtgtaaaaagaattataaagtAAACAAATCATATTAAATGTTGTTTGTTAGAAAATGAATCCGTATTACAGAAGcgtattattacgttatttacttataaaattatatataatctatagaTATTTAAGAAGTGTATTGAAAAACATACTTGTACGTcgatgttatattattatctaatgtTTTCATTGTAATCTAGGTCACCAAATACACTGTGGAGGGTACAAATGTTGTTCTTTACTTAAGTCAATTTATAAcctatgaaaatttttctcaaaaaatatttaaaaatgtatttccttaaattaattaatagcgataatcaAAAcctcagaaatatatatatgtgcacatgtacaatataaaaatgtaacgcatacaactatatgtatatgcatgtttCAACTGTTTTATCATACTGTAAATGTGTAATGTAAAAGTACTTAATTGTACCGGTAGATGGTAGCTTcgacaaaaataatacaatcgaTTTAAGTTACTCAATTAACCTCtatataattgaaatctaTACAACAGGTTATATACAGTTGATACTATGCCGGAGTTTATAAGCAGACctaatatcgtttaattacaaaagtatagtgaataaattatttaatgctCAGCACGTGCAACGTGAAAATATAACTCATAAAATCttatcaatgaatatttataagtcGTTGTATTCAATGGCACAAAGAAATTATGGAAGAAGCAGAAATAGTGGAGCACTTTTACggagtatatttattatattgtttgaaTCCAAAGTACAAAGGCAGAACTTATATAGGTTATACCGTAGATCCACGACGTAGAATTAAACAACATAATGCCGGTAAAAAATATGGCGGTGCATGGAAAACTAGCAAAAGAGGTCCATGGTAATaggatataatatacatatggatacaatatatatatatcactattCCATGAAatagtaatacatatatatacacatcacgtatagtatatataccgcataagattaattatttatcataaaagatTTGCaagatagatttttttttaggagCATGGTGTTAATTATTCACGGCTTTCCTAACAGTACTTCTGCATTGAGAGTAAGTAAATTATCCTACAAAattgaaacaattattattcattataatctatataaagtatataacaatcataataaaGCTATACATTTTTAGGCTTATAGTTTTACAatgtgaaaagaagaaagatattaatcgaaaaagtctcgaaaaagaataattgatttttaaaatcatctaagAACTTTTAGCCCACACTGTATATttcaattgtaatatatttttatttattacttagtTCGAATGGGCATGGCAGCATCCTCACGTAAGTCGACGTTTAAGGCatgtatcgaaaaaaaaatcaacccAAAAAactatagaattttatttgatgGTTCTTTCGGAAATGCTCAAAGTTGGACCCTGGTGTCGTTTACCTTTAACAATTCGTTGGTTGGACAATGACTTCGCTCAAACTTATTCCACATCCTTTTCACCGCCTTTACATATGCCGATATGTTACGGGAAAGTCATACCGCGAAAGGTCACTAAGAGAAGtccaagaaaagagaaggccATCGAATCACAGATGGAAGAAGATTATATTCCTGTACTCCTTTGCTCGATTTGCGGATTAATAAGCGAAAAAAACGAATCCGTTATGTGTATAAAACCGAGTTGTCGACTGATAGCACATTTAATTTGTTTGGCACAACATTTTTGTAAGGACGACCAAATCTTACCGATCGAGGGTACATGTCCTTCCTGTAATACCAACGTCC contains:
- the LOC124950627 gene encoding structure-specific endonuclease subunit slx1 produces the protein MEEAEIVEHFYGVYLLYCLNPKYKGRTYIGYTVDPRRRIKQHNAGKKYGGAWKTSKRGPWSMVLIIHGFPNSTSALRFEWAWQHPHVSRRLRHVSKKKSTQKTIEFYLMVLSEMLKVGPWCRLPLTIRWLDNDFAQTYSTSFSPPLHMPICYGKVIPRKVTKRSPRKEKAIESQMEEDYIPVLLCSICGLISEKNESVMCIKPSCRLIAHLICLAQHFCKDDQILPIEGTCPSCNTNVLWGDLIRKMIGCYQDLQSDVDNSPLIISSDEDIVD